In one Micromonospora polyrhachis genomic region, the following are encoded:
- a CDS encoding bifunctional folylpolyglutamate synthase/dihydrofolate synthase: protein MVFDLGRIEQLLDLLGSPQRAYPAIHLTGTNGKTSTARMIDSLLRAFGLHTGRYTSPHLETVRERISLDGEPVSEERFVSTYREVAPLAELVDQKSTEPLTYFEMTTALAFATFADAPVDVSVVEVGLGGAEDATNVLSAGVCVLTPIGLDHTEWLGDTVEDIALAKAGIIHPGATVVLAAQEEEAARPILERCVEVGATVAREGSEFGVLRRAVAIGGQVLTLQGLGGVYEDIFIPLHGAHQAQNAAVALAAVEAFLGAGANRQIVVDTVREGFAAASSPGRLERVRSAPTILLDGAHNPHGMAATVTALQEEFAFSRLVAVVGVLADKDAESLLELLEPVVDAIVVTRNTSPRAMPAEELAGLAVEVFGPDRVELAPELPDAIEAAVGLAESDVQGELSGVGVLVTGSVVTVADARRLLKK from the coding sequence ATGGTCTTCGACCTGGGCCGGATCGAGCAGTTGCTCGACCTGCTGGGCAGCCCGCAGCGGGCCTACCCGGCGATCCATCTGACCGGAACCAACGGCAAGACCTCGACCGCTCGCATGATCGACTCGTTGTTGCGGGCGTTCGGGCTGCACACCGGCCGCTACACCAGCCCACACCTGGAGACGGTACGGGAGCGGATCAGCCTGGACGGTGAGCCGGTGAGCGAGGAGCGGTTCGTATCGACGTACCGTGAGGTCGCCCCGCTGGCCGAGTTGGTCGACCAGAAGTCCACCGAGCCGTTGACGTACTTCGAGATGACCACCGCGCTGGCGTTCGCGACCTTCGCCGACGCCCCGGTCGACGTCTCCGTCGTCGAGGTCGGGCTGGGCGGGGCTGAGGACGCCACCAACGTGCTCAGCGCCGGGGTCTGCGTACTCACCCCGATCGGGTTGGACCACACCGAGTGGCTCGGCGACACCGTCGAGGACATCGCGCTGGCCAAGGCCGGGATCATCCATCCCGGTGCCACGGTCGTACTGGCCGCCCAGGAGGAGGAGGCCGCGAGGCCGATCCTGGAACGCTGCGTCGAGGTCGGGGCCACCGTGGCCCGGGAGGGCAGTGAGTTCGGCGTACTGCGGCGGGCGGTGGCGATCGGCGGACAGGTGCTCACCCTGCAGGGCCTCGGCGGGGTGTACGAGGACATCTTCATCCCGCTGCACGGGGCGCACCAGGCGCAGAACGCGGCCGTGGCGCTGGCCGCCGTGGAGGCGTTCCTGGGTGCCGGGGCCAACCGGCAGATCGTTGTCGACACGGTCCGGGAGGGCTTTGCGGCGGCGAGTTCCCCCGGACGGTTGGAGCGGGTCCGCAGCGCGCCGACGATCCTGCTCGACGGCGCGCACAATCCGCACGGCATGGCCGCGACCGTGACCGCGTTGCAGGAGGAGTTCGCCTTCAGCCGCCTTGTGGCCGTGGTCGGTGTGCTGGCCGACAAGGACGCCGAGAGCCTGCTGGAACTGTTGGAACCGGTGGTCGACGCGATCGTGGTCACCCGCAACACCTCGCCGAGGGCGATGCCCGCGGAGGAACTGGCCGGGCTGGCGGTGGAGGTGTTCGGCCCGGACCGGGTGGAGTTGGCACCGGAATTGCCCGACGCCATCGAAGCCGCTGTCGGGCTCGCGGAGTCCGATGTCCAGGGCGAACTGAGCGGGGTGGGGGTGCTGGTCACCGGTTCGGTGGTGACCGTTGCCGACGCCCGACGGTTGTTGAAGAAGTGA
- a CDS encoding valine--tRNA ligase, producing the protein MTERLDNHHNVPPTLSAQYQPGEVEQRRYEQWVAAGHFRASADSDKPPYTIVIPPPNVTGSLHMGHALDHTVQDALIRRKRMQGFEALWQPGMDHAGIATQNVVERQLAAQGLSRHDLGREKFVERVWEWKAESGGRILGQMRRLGDSVDWDRERFTMDEGLSRAVQTIFKKLYDDGLIYRAERIINWCPRCLTALSDIEVEHTDDDGELISIRYSDDVVVATTRAETMLGDTAVAVHPDDERYRHLIGTEVELPLTGRRIPIVGDEHVDPSFGTGMVKVTPAHDPNDFEIGQRHGLPSLTIMDERGIITAPGPFEGLDRYEARPAIVAALREQGRIVAEKRPYVHAVGHCSRCRTTVEPRLSLQWFVNTGPLAKAAGDAVRDGRVRVEPADMTKRYFAWVDNMHDWCISRQLWWGHRIPVWYGPDGETVCVGPGEQPPTGPGWHQDPDVLDTWFSSGLWPFSTLGWPEQTADLAKFYPTSVLVTGYDILFFWVARMMMFGLYAMDGRAPFDTIVLHGLVRDQFGKKMSKSRGNVVDPLDWIDRFGADATRFTLARGANPGQDVPVSEDWVQGSRNFCNKLWNATRFALMNGAHVNGVLPEVTQLSTVDRWILSRLQHVIAEVDEQFEAYEFAKVCDILFHFAWDDVCDWYVELSKPVLAGGGEPAAVTRRVLGHVLDQLLRLLHPVIPFVTDELWSALTSGSAADGESTVMIAAWPAAEPALIDDPAEEEVVALQRVVTEIRRFRSDQGLRPAQRVAARLDGLTDAGIAAHDSLIRSLVRLDEAGAEFQASATLAVPGGVTVALDTRGSIDVAAERARLTKDLAAAEKEVAQARAKLDNPAFVGKAPEAVVNKIKDRLTVAEADIARITTALEALPS; encoded by the coding sequence GTGACCGAGAGACTGGATAACCACCACAACGTGCCCCCGACCCTGTCCGCCCAGTACCAGCCGGGCGAGGTAGAGCAGCGCCGGTACGAGCAGTGGGTAGCCGCCGGTCACTTCCGGGCGTCGGCCGACAGTGACAAGCCGCCGTACACGATCGTCATCCCCCCGCCCAACGTGACCGGGTCCCTGCACATGGGCCACGCGCTCGACCACACCGTCCAGGATGCGCTCATCCGGCGTAAGCGGATGCAGGGCTTCGAGGCGCTGTGGCAGCCCGGGATGGACCATGCCGGTATCGCCACCCAGAACGTCGTGGAGCGTCAGCTCGCGGCACAGGGCCTGTCTCGCCACGACCTCGGCCGGGAGAAGTTCGTCGAGCGGGTGTGGGAGTGGAAGGCGGAGTCCGGCGGCAGAATTCTGGGGCAGATGCGCCGTCTCGGCGACTCGGTGGACTGGGACCGTGAGCGTTTCACCATGGACGAGGGCCTGTCCCGGGCCGTGCAGACGATCTTCAAGAAGCTGTACGACGACGGCCTGATCTACCGGGCCGAGCGCATCATCAACTGGTGCCCGCGCTGCCTGACCGCGTTGTCCGACATCGAGGTCGAGCACACCGACGACGACGGTGAGCTGATCTCGATCCGCTACAGCGACGACGTGGTGGTGGCCACCACCCGGGCTGAGACGATGCTTGGCGACACCGCGGTGGCGGTGCACCCGGACGACGAGCGTTACCGGCACCTGATCGGCACCGAGGTGGAGCTGCCGTTGACCGGCCGGCGGATCCCGATCGTCGGTGACGAGCACGTCGACCCGTCGTTCGGCACTGGCATGGTGAAGGTGACCCCGGCGCACGACCCCAACGACTTCGAGATCGGGCAGCGGCACGGCCTGCCCTCCCTGACGATCATGGACGAGCGGGGGATCATCACCGCGCCCGGCCCGTTCGAGGGCCTGGACCGCTACGAGGCCCGGCCGGCGATCGTCGCGGCGCTGCGTGAGCAGGGCCGGATCGTGGCGGAGAAGCGGCCGTACGTGCACGCGGTCGGGCACTGCTCCCGGTGTCGTACGACGGTGGAGCCCCGGCTGTCGTTGCAGTGGTTCGTCAACACCGGCCCGCTGGCCAAGGCGGCCGGCGACGCGGTCCGGGACGGCCGGGTGCGGGTCGAGCCGGCGGACATGACCAAGCGCTACTTCGCCTGGGTCGACAACATGCACGACTGGTGCATCTCGCGCCAGCTCTGGTGGGGCCACCGGATCCCGGTCTGGTACGGCCCGGACGGCGAGACGGTCTGTGTCGGGCCGGGCGAGCAGCCGCCCACCGGCCCGGGCTGGCACCAGGACCCGGATGTGCTGGACACCTGGTTCTCCAGTGGGCTGTGGCCGTTCTCGACGCTGGGCTGGCCGGAGCAGACCGCCGACCTGGCCAAGTTCTATCCGACCAGCGTCCTGGTGACCGGCTACGACATCCTCTTCTTCTGGGTCGCCCGGATGATGATGTTCGGGCTGTACGCGATGGACGGCCGGGCGCCATTCGACACGATCGTGTTGCACGGCCTGGTCCGCGACCAGTTCGGCAAGAAGATGTCCAAGTCGCGGGGCAACGTGGTCGACCCGTTGGACTGGATCGACCGGTTCGGTGCCGACGCGACCCGCTTCACCCTGGCCCGGGGGGCCAACCCGGGGCAGGACGTGCCGGTGAGCGAGGACTGGGTCCAGGGCTCCCGGAACTTCTGCAACAAGTTGTGGAACGCCACCCGCTTTGCGTTGATGAACGGCGCGCACGTCAACGGCGTGCTGCCCGAGGTGACTCAGCTGTCGACCGTGGACCGGTGGATCCTGTCCCGACTTCAGCACGTCATCGCCGAGGTGGATGAGCAGTTCGAGGCGTACGAGTTCGCCAAGGTCTGCGACATCCTCTTCCACTTCGCCTGGGACGACGTGTGTGACTGGTACGTGGAGCTGTCCAAGCCCGTACTGGCCGGTGGGGGTGAGCCGGCGGCGGTGACCCGGCGGGTGCTGGGGCACGTGCTGGACCAGTTGCTGCGTCTACTGCACCCGGTCATCCCGTTCGTTACCGACGAACTGTGGTCTGCCCTGACCTCGGGGTCGGCCGCGGACGGCGAGTCGACGGTGATGATCGCGGCGTGGCCGGCGGCGGAGCCGGCGCTGATCGACGACCCGGCCGAGGAAGAGGTGGTCGCGCTCCAGCGGGTGGTCACCGAGATTCGCCGGTTCCGGTCCGACCAGGGGCTTCGGCCCGCCCAGCGGGTGGCCGCCCGGCTGGATGGTCTGACCGATGCTGGCATCGCCGCGCACGATTCGTTGATCCGGTCCCTGGTCCGGCTCGACGAGGCCGGTGCCGAGTTCCAGGCCAGCGCCACGCTCGCGGTGCCCGGTGGGGTGACCGTGGCCCTGGACACCCGGGGGTCCATCGACGTCGCGGCCGAGCGGGCCCGGTTGACGAAGGACCTGGCGGCTGCCGAGAAGGAGGTCGCCCAGGCGCGGGCGAAGCTCGACAATCCCGCGTTCGTGGGCAAGGCCCCCGAAGCGGTGGTCAACAAGATCAAGGACCGGCTGACCGTTGCAGAGGCGGACATCGCCCGCATCACCACCGCACTGGAGGCGCTGCCATCGTGA
- a CDS encoding DUF4233 domain-containing protein, with protein MDEPQSVPDDAPDGPSDGAGRRSGLKNPARTVRSLGAATLILEALVLLLAIQPIRLVGGDLSGTAIGVIVALAVLAVTLSGMMRRPWAWHVATVLQGLLMLSGFLHWSLGVLGFMFGLVWVYVLHVRRVILS; from the coding sequence CTGGATGAGCCGCAGTCCGTACCGGATGACGCGCCGGACGGTCCGTCGGACGGTGCCGGCCGACGGTCGGGGCTGAAGAACCCAGCGCGAACGGTGCGAAGCCTGGGGGCCGCCACCCTGATCCTGGAGGCCCTCGTCCTGCTCTTGGCCATTCAGCCGATCCGGTTGGTCGGCGGGGACCTGAGCGGTACGGCTATCGGCGTGATCGTCGCACTGGCGGTGCTCGCGGTGACGCTTTCCGGGATGATGCGCCGGCCGTGGGCCTGGCACGTCGCGACCGTACTTCAGGGGCTGCTGATGCTCTCCGGGTTCCTGCACTGGTCGTTGGGCGTGCTGGGATTCATGTTCGGGCTGGTCTGGGTCTACGTGCTGCATGTCCGGCGGGTCATCCTGAGCTAG
- a CDS encoding SDR family oxidoreductase, which translates to MNEPKIALVTGANKGIGYEIARGLGETGATVLVGARHLERGADAAEKLATEGINAVALALNVTDPASVSAAAARIEREYGRLDILVNNAGISLEQDQKPSEVPVDLLERTYATNVFAVVAVTNAMLPLIRRAAAGRIVNISSSLGSLAITSDPHSRYAQFQMLAYNSSKSALNSITISYANELRDTLIKVNAADPGYCATDINAHAGPRTPAQGAIAAIRLATLPDDGPTAGFFNEEGVIPW; encoded by the coding sequence GTGGACTGGGCGAGACAGGTGCCACGGTGCTGGTCGGGGCACGTCACCTGGAACGCGGGGCGGATGCTGCGGAGAAGCTGGCCACCGAGGGGATCAATGCCGTGGCGCTGGCGTTGAACGTGACCGATCCGGCTTCGGTCTCGGCCGCCGCCGCCCGGATCGAACGGGAGTACGGCCGGCTGGACATCCTGGTCAACAACGCCGGCATCTCGCTGGAACAGGACCAGAAACCCAGCGAAGTGCCGGTGGACCTGCTGGAACGGACCTACGCCACCAACGTCTTCGCCGTGGTGGCGGTGACCAACGCGATGCTGCCGCTGATCCGCCGGGCGGCGGCCGGACGCATCGTCAACATCTCCAGCAGTCTGGGTTCCCTCGCCATCACCAGCGACCCACACAGCCGGTACGCGCAGTTCCAGATGCTCGCGTACAACTCGTCGAAGAGCGCCCTCAACTCGATCACCATCTCGTACGCCAACGAACTACGGGACACACTGATCAAGGTGAACGCCGCCGATCCCGGCTACTGCGCGACCGACATAAACGCGCATGCCGGACCGCGTACCCCGGCCCAGGGAGCGATCGCCGCGATCCGGCTCGCCACCCTCCCCGACGACGGCCCGACCGCTGGCTTCTTCAACGAGGAGGGCGTCATACCCTGGTGA